Below is a genomic region from Triticum dicoccoides isolate Atlit2015 ecotype Zavitan chromosome 5A, WEW_v2.0, whole genome shotgun sequence.
tccCATTTTAGCAATAAAAGCGAGAGAAATGCTTCCAAGATGACCAGGCCATCAGGCCAGCGGTGATTGTTTCAGACATTATGTCCAGCATAACCTATCTGGAGCATTCTCATGCGGAGAGATCCTTGTGCGGACCTAACTTAACAGTCAAACGTCCATAGTGTTGAACGTAAATTTTGTACCTATCATTTCTCTACTTCTAGTGCCACACACTCACCAGGAAATAAATAAGTGCAGGAAAGTACAAAACATTGTGTGAAGTATTTTTTTTTTCACATTCCCACTTGAGATTTTTCGTCTTTAGTACTGAGTGTACCTGTTTGCGTAATCTTGATCTCCTTGCAGACTCTCTGTTGGAttgtttccttctctccctcttcagTTCCCGTTCATCCTGCAAAAACAAAGATAAATCTTGCAGAACATTGCAAAAATTCACTCGCAGAAACATCCGGGTGGTCACGAGTGACCAGTAACTATAGATTCATATTTAATAACCAATGGTATTtgcgggcataaaatttctgacttAGGTGCTGCTTCGGTAATATATACGTATTAGAGATTGATTGCTCGTCACGGCCTCAAGAGTATGGTTGTTATAATCATATAAGATGCAATCTGAAAAACATTTACATGCTATTTgtcaccacacttttataaaagagGGCTAAAGTCCGCAAGTAAATGCACTATTCAATTTCCAAAATGAGAGGAAAACTACTGGTCATTCATGACAATTACCAATTTATCACGCTCTCAAAAATCATAACAGTGCAGAGGCTGGAAGTCTAGGAGAAACTTCCTTTGAAGAAACGAATTCATAAAGGAAAACTATACCATCTGAGACAGCGAAGCGTTACTCTGGGAAGAAGCTGCGGCGTTCACCTCCCCCTGCACCAAGGAGGATGGAGAAGCGCTCAAGGGATCCATCCCAATATTCAAGTTTGGTGCAGCACTGGTGAGTGCCGCCCTCCCAGGCGCCAAAACCAACAGTTTGGATGCAGACCTCTCCTTGTCTTCCAATGGCGGCTCGGTTACAGCATTCTGCACTGTGGCAGCCTGAGATGGTTCACCTGAAAATGCCAATTGTCATTCTCACATACTACCAACATAGACAAACTACTCCTTGCAGCACTCTCTTAGGGTGCAATGACACAAATCCAAGCCCACTTCTTCCTTTGTATGAAGTGTAACTGGTCCAGTCATCGTCTTTTCAAACTAACCCATCATACCTTGTATCCAAGAATTATGGTTTGTGATAACTGATAACCCACCTTCTGTTTTCGCAGCGCCGGACTTTCTCCTCTTGGCGGATGATGATGAGCCCTGGACAGATTACATAAACACATGTGAAATTGTGGATCAACCAAAACTAACAATCAAAGATTGCTAGAAAAGCATAATTCAGACAATGCCAAACGAGGCACCTTCTGATTGGCGCCGGCGTCTCCCTTCTCCGATGACCCCTGGCTCCCGGCATCGCCACTGTGCAAGCCATATCAGTTCAGTCCACCCGGCCAACAGACAAAGAAGAACACAAATGCGAGCACAGATTAGAAACCACGCCGTACCTCCCGGAGCTGGAATTGATCTCGCCGGAAGGGACACGCTGTGTCTTCCCCACcctcttccctttccccgccgCCGACGCAGACTCGCCGGCCATGTAAGGCACCCCCTGCACAGAGCAGAACGCGGCAGACAATTAATTTCGCACACGGCCGCACAACCACGTACGGTCAGGTCCAATTTCGCCAGAAAATAAACGAGGGAGAGGAGCTCGGCATTTACCGCGGCCATGGAGGCGTGCGCGTGCGCGTGCGCGTAGTACGCCGCCGCGGGGTGGTGGTACATGGGGAACGGCACCGGCGCGCCGTACGCCGCCCCCGGCCCGGCCGCCACCAGGCCGTGCTGCTGCGCCCCGCCGCGAAAGAGGAAAAAAACTGATCAGAACTCAAAGCCCCGCCACCAACAAGGCAACAACGCCACCCCGCCGCCGCGGGTCTGCGGCCCGGGAGCGGCTCTAGGAGAGGAGGATCGCGTCGCGTACCTGGGCCTGCGGCGGCAGCGGCCACGCGGCGTAGGGGTgcccggcggcggaggcggcggccgcgtAGTAGGCGTGCATCGAGGCGGCCCACTCCGCGTGCGCCTGCGCGGGGGTCCCGCCCCCGGCGGCCGGCGGCCGGTCGTCGCCGGACGTCGCGGAGGAGGAGGACGCCATGGCGCGCGTGAGGGTTCGATCTGCGGAGCGCTGCGGCCGCGGGGCGGGGTGGAGGGGGAGGATACCGCGCGGGCGGGAGCGAGGGGAGGCGGGGGGCGGTGGCTCGCCGGCTCGCCGCTTGGCTCGGGTACTGGTCCCTTTCTGGTCGCTTCGGGCGGGGCGGTGAGCGGGGGCGGCGCAGGGTGTCCACGTGTCGGCGGAGGTGGCACGCGGTTGGCGGTGGCCCAGTTCAAGTCCGGTTCAAATTTTCGTCCGACTGCGACGGTTCACAAGAACTTGGCTAccaatttttatttttttcgaaaccTCCACTCTCCGGATTTTATTCATTCAGCGATAGCAAATCCGAGTGCATAGCGCAACTCAGAAAACCAGGGATTACATTAGAGTATGTAGCAACATTCTCTACAACTAAAGCTTCCTTagcacaaatatgagcaacaaagttAACTAGACGGCTAGCATAACGAAGTTGAAATCCCTGAAAAAACGGCAACTCCTCCTGCATCTATTGGAAGATATGGAATCCCTTCGATTTGCCTCTCAGCCTACCTTCCcatagttgaacaacattgaggcAATCTGTCTCGACTATCACATTCTGATAGTTCTTCTCCCTCGCAAGCAAAGTAGCATCTCTGCAAGCCAAAATCTCCAGTGTCAGGGGATCAACCACCCCTTGGTAGCCAGTGCACCGCGACACTAGTAGTCTGCCTTCGCTGTTACGAGCAACTACGCCGGTGCCACCTTTTGCACTAGCCGTGTCGACTGCATCGTCGACATTCATCTTGACAACCCCGGTCATCGGCGCCTCCCATCGCTGCTGCTCATTTACAGCAGGTGTATGTGTCTTGGGGGGAAGCTCCCGCGTCCCCACAATTTCAGCAATAATCTCCATGGACCGCTTTGGTTGATATCTTTCTTCATGATGAGTGAACCTGTTTCGGCTGCTCCAAATAGCCCACATCACCGTAATGCCAATAGCTGCATCTTTCTTTGGCACCCAGCTAGCATCGAGCAAGTCAGTAGCCCAAGTGTGTGGATGGAGTCGGGGCATCTTTATAGCAAATACAGTTTGTGCCTCCATCCAAAATAACTTGGCATGATCACATGTTATCAAACAGTGATggtgaaagtgtgttatattgactagaggggggtgaataggcgatttttatgaaagtcttcaaaacgtggaagttatgaagacaaatgatagaaataaacctattaccctctgcagcggaaggtagactacactaggcaagccatagtcaagtattcaatagagtgacaacacaatgactaatagcagtaatgtagtaaggatcaggtaggaagatattatgaagccaaaccgaacacgcagtcactcagtgaagataaaagatagtgcaatcatacaatgacttcacaaggagtaacagtacgtaaagagaaaGGAAGGATGAAAccatgactcgttgaagacaatgatgtgttggaccagttccagttgatgtgacaactgtacgtctggttagggcggctaggtatttaaatctgaggacacacagtcccggacacccagtcctgaacacgcagctcaggacacccagtcctcaccgtattccccttgaactaaggtcacacagaccttgcccaatcactctggtaagtcttcaaggtagactcccaaaccttcacagactttgttcaccggcaatccacaatgtctcttggatgctcagaacgcgacgcctaaccggctggaggattcacagttctcaagtgtaataagtcttcagatcacacagacaagaagacttaagtgatgcctaattctctttggctctgggtggttagggctttatcctcgctaggaattctctctcaaatgcttcgaggtgggttgctctcaaacgacaaaagccgtacactaactctgagtagccaaccgtttatggttgtagggggtgggctatttatagccactaggcaacccgacctgatttgtccgaaatgaccctgggtcactaaggaactgacacgtgttccaacggtcagatttcaaactcacacgacaactttacttgggctacaagcaaagctgacttgtccgactctggacaagattcgctctcatagtcttcactcgaagacataggttttgtttaagcatcacttcagtcattctgaatggttctcttggaccccacttaacagtacggtggttcctatgactcaacaaggaagagGAAAAAgagctacgaaagatctaagtctttgagctccaCAGGCTTCATGCGAtgccttctcttgtcatagtcttcaatgtgaatatcttcatataccacctttgacatcaatgtcttgatacatttttaggggtcatctctggtaagaaaaccgaatcaatgagggacttctacctgtgttatcctgcaattctcacaaacacattagtccctcaactaggtttgtcgtcaatactccagaaccaactaggggtggcactagatgcacttacaatctccccctttttggtgattgatgacaaactagttgaagttttcaacggggaatataatatgtgaaattgtaaaggataaggaattgtcttcataagttgcaagggctccccctgaagatgtgcatataagtaatttgcttttggaatgcaaatgcacatggcaggttgtgcttgtggagatcctcttcaacttatgatgacaattcactatgcatgtgaaggtatgtgaagataatgacatgcataatggaaaatggacgtctgcaaaatgatctaagtgccgaatttatcgtcgcacatgcggaatttatcatcgcatcacaaaatggcaaataggtagcagatgaccatcgagtttaagtgttacaactcaaagaaccaaatgtatcaaaatgagagttgtaaacacgaagcaaaatataaagcacccgcccatatagacccgtttgaagactatcaaactcatatgcttctcccccttttgtcagtaaggaccaaaaaggtttgaagacatagagcatctactcgttcccatgaagagtaggtgaagcagcagggtcgttggtggtgtttggcggtgcagaagagcttggagcagagtcgaagcgtgctgaaggaggtggcggtgaagtagcatcgtcttcatcctcgatcactctagcattcacagttgcagcagaggaagagaactcagagtcttcaagagatggagttcgtcgcagcactgcccttcgaggaggtgtggagtcaaacttgaagcgctcagagaagccatcctcttgaagatcatcttcagaacacatcagcatcagccctttccatgtgcggcgagaggtttcatgggcaacaaaagcattcttggtggcaagattgcgaatgcgattaacatccaccaagaggctttgcatttgacgcttcagccagtcatgatgtctatcctgtttctgatgaagagccacaagaagctctcggtcattgagaacacgagtgcacttcttgggtcgtggagcagttgtactgttagtggcttcagtgagagcaggatgcggtgcacgtgtagtgccagccaaaggagacacacgagcgactgcttcaactccttcaatgttctgagaaaaactctgatgctctgcattctgaagacttagaggttccttggcaggctcaggatagatggcttcaatagacatatccacatcaggcagaaaaatctgatgattgcaagcagatggctgatatgagatagtggagtgaagtttgatcagccgcatgacccatggggcgtagaacttcaaaccaaacagatcagagcccgatgcagcaagttggcgaatgaagaagtcatgtgcattgaagcattttccatgaagaatatagaagaccaaagtcttcattacaccttccagcttggcatgtggagagtgccctttgatgggccagagagttcgccttatgatgtgataaatagtccttggcagatactctaggtcttcaacaaagaactctttgggatatgcagcatcttggggtaatggcttcatcatactgagcatctgactcatgttaggttcaggcctctgaaagatgctctccacaactTCACtatgaagttgacagccagattcgtagagatcgccgggagtgggcagaccagtgagctcaatgatgtcaaaggctttggcttcgtgatgaacgtttcctgtcatccacaccaggacccaagtcttcgaatctctgttatacccgcggatgtgaagtgtggcataaaattggagcagcaactcttcattccaatgctcttggtcagtgatgaatggcagcaatccaacttctttgaagcaattcagagcttcttccagatagggcagactagctattgcttcaatgtcaagacgcttgtgtgggaagatgtgaccttgattgtagagaatgcaagagtaatagcttcgctgcggatagctccagaaccgatcagatgatattctttcccttgagtaggggttcctgaagctattgaagaatgtgttgtctgctctaaagccattgatattgaaggatccagatgctgatgcaggacctgggaatctgagcaatcttgggattggcttctgtacctaaggcctgtgctcaacatgatagtcgaactgaggaccggcagcaggcgcgggaacagaagcagtgggatcagtggcttcgttgacttctgatgcttttgttggggagggctccacattagcttcagccatgacagcgtcagtggcttcattggtgttggtggtggcagcctcaatattttcaacctccactggacgagctggagggtcggtcacaatcacgttctcctcgagaaccgcttcttggtggaacaggggagtagcagcttgtgggacttcttcttcattggctgatgcagccggaatgtcttcagcagtttcagcttcagacgtagagactggaggccttggtcctttgcgaagcctgcgcaacgcaggcgacgcctgtgtagttggagttggctgggcctcaaagtcttcttcctcttgtgggcgatcagcccatgaagcatcctgagcaattggcgtcagaggacgaccaatgctgatgagttcgctatgctcgagctgaggaaggactgcaccatcttctacatggtcatggtgaccaatgtcttcagcagcgatggggtcagctgctggaaagtcttcagcttcatgagcctctgtgaaagtaggctcatggattgtcagttggcgttcagcgtcaggacgaaccatggaaatgggttcaacaatcaaagg
It encodes:
- the LOC119298245 gene encoding DNA-binding protein EMBP-1, with amino-acid sequence MASSSSATSGDDRPPAAGGGTPAQAHAEWAASMHAYYAAAASAAGHPYAAWPLPPQAQHGLVAAGPGAAYGAPVPFPMYHHPAAAYYAHAHAHASMAAGVPYMAGESASAAGKGKRVGKTQRVPSGEINSSSGSGDAGSQGSSEKGDAGANQKGSSSSAKRRKSGAAKTEGEPSQAATVQNAVTEPPLEDKERSASKLLVLAPGRAALTSAAPNLNIGMDPLSASPSSLVQGEVNAAASSQSNASLSQMDERELKRERRKQSNRESARRSRLRKQQECEELAQKVSELTAANGTLRSELDQLKKDCKTMETENKKLMGKILSHDDKMQQSEGPSVVTTLSIQVEAPEPHQGGHGKAS